A window of Limibacillus sp. genomic DNA:
AACCGGTCGGCATCATCTGGGGTGTCGGCAAGGCTCTGCAACGCAGCCTGGAGCGGGAGGGCGTCACCCTGGTGCGCCACCTGCTGCGCTTCGAGGAGGAGGAGTTGATCGCCCGCCACGGCGCGATGGGACGGCGGCTCTACCGCTTTGCGCGCGGCCTGGACGACCGGACTGTTGAGCCAACTTCTGAAACAAAATCAATTTCTTCAGAAACGACCTTCAATGAAAACATTAGCGATCTTGAGACGCTGCGCAAGACCCTCTGGGCGCTGTCCGAGAAGGTGGCCCGCCGCCTGAAGGATCAGGAGCTCGCGGGCCGGGGCGTCACCCTGAAGCTGAAGACCGGTGACTTCCGCACCATCACGCGCAGCCGCCACCTGGAAGGGCCGACACGGCTCGCCGAGGTGATCTACCGGGAGGGTCTGGCGCTGCTGACCCGCGAGTGCGACGGCCGCAAGTTCCGCCTGCTCGGCATCGGCGCCCATGACCTGACGGGCATCGAAGAGGCCGACCAGCCGAGCCTGCTGGAGCCCGAACGCGCCCGCATGACCAAGCTGGAGGACGCCCTCGACAGCCTGCGCGCCAAGCTGGGCGAGAAGGCCGTGATCAAGGGCCGCGGCTTCAAAAGCGACGGCGCCTGACCCTATTCGCAGCCGGGGAGTTCTTCGTAGTGGCTGAGGGAGCCTTCGATGGCGAAGTCGCCCATGTCGAGGACCAGGTGGTCGATGACGCCGTTCTCATAGAGGCGGAAGGACTGTTCCTGATCGGGTTCGCTCTGCTCGCTGCCCTGCTCGAAGAAGGCGGCGCGGGCCTCCCAGCTTCGCAGTCCGGCGAGCGCGTCGACGGGCAGGTCCTCACCGGCGGGGATTTCCTTGCCGAGGATCATGGAGACCTCGTAGAGCTCGTCCTGCGGGCCGCCGTCATAGAGGGGCGCGCCCAGCAGCACCTCCCCCGCCGCCGCCTTGGCGATGGCCTTCTCGGTGAAGGCCATGGGGAACAGCGTTCCCTGCAGCAGCGACACCTCGCTCGCCTCCCCGCCGTCCGCGCTGACCTCGGCGGTCTGGTCGCTGAGCTTGGCGGAGCCCGAGTACTCTTCGCGCTCGCCGCCCGTCAGGCGCTTCAGGAAGAAGCGGTAGTCCTGACCGTCCTTGGACTCCCAGGATTCCAGCGACCAGCCGAAATCGAAGCTGCCGACCCCTTGCGTGAAGGTCAGCGTGATGGTCGCCTTCTGCTCGGCGTTCCAGCCCCGGCAGGCGTCTTCCATCCGGTAGGTCATCTCGCCTGACGCCCCGGCGATCCCGGAGCCCGAGGAGGCCCGCACCAGCTTGAAGTCATAGGTGGCGCTGTGCGGCTGCATCGGAGCGGCCGCCAGCGGTTGGACGGCGGCGAGCGACAAGAACGCCACGGCGGCTAGAAGTGAACGCAAGGTCAGGAACCCTCTTCGCTTTTTCAAAAATCCCACTGTGCCGCGGTCTTCTTTTGGTTGGGACCGCAGCTTGCGCTAGATACTCAAGGAAAGGTAAGGAAGCGGCAAGCGCGCGACAAGCCGCTTGGCCTAAAACCGAATTGAGGCAAGAGAGAAGAGCATGAGCGCCGATCAAACCGCAAAGCCCAGGATTCTCGTGACCCGCCGCTTCCCGGACGCGGTGCTGGCCCGCGCCCAGCGCGACTACGATGCGAAGCTGAACGAGAATGACCAGCTGCTTTCCGGCGACGCCATCATCGCCGCGAGCGAAGGCTGCCGTGCCATCTTCTGCTCCCCGACTGAAAAGATGACGGCGGAGGTGATCCAGCGCCTGCCCGAAAGCGTGGAGATCCTCTCCACCTTCTCCGTCGGCGTCGACCATATCGACCTGGAGGCCGCCAAGGCGCGCGGGATCAAGGTCGGCAACACGCCGGACGTGCTGACCGACGCCACGGCGGACATCACGCTGCTGCTGCTGCTGGCGGCGGCGCGCCGCGCCTATGAGGGCGAACGGATGGTGCGCGAGGACCGCTGGGTCGGCTGGAGTCCCACCGATACCCTGGGCGTCCATGTCAGCGGCAAGCGCATCGGCATCCTGGGCATGGGCCGCATCGGCCAGGCCGTGGCCCGCCGGGCGCGCGGCTTCGACATGGAGGTGCACTACCACAACCGCTCGCGCCTTGCCGCCGAGCTTGAGGAGGGCGCCACCTACCACGAGACCCCGGAAGGCTTGCTGGCGGTCAGCGACTTCTTCTCGATCAACGCCCCGGCGACCAAGGAAAACCACCATTTCCTCAATGCCGAGCGCATCGCGCTACTGCCCGACCGCGCCGTGGTGATCAACACCGCGCGCGGCACGCTGGTGGATGACGAGGCCCTGATCGCGGCGCTCAAGTCCGGCAGACTGGCCGCCGCCGGGCTCGATGTCTTCGAGGGCGAGCCGAAGATCCATCCCGGCTACCGCGACCTCTCCAACTGTTTCCTGCTGCCGCACATGGGCAGCGCGACGGAGGAGACGCGCGACGCCATGGGCTTCAAGGCGCTCGACAATCTGGATGCGCACTTCGCCGGGAAGCCTCTGCCGGCGGAGGTGGCCTAGAGCCCATGCGCTTTCCCAGGGTCATCCGGCTCGACGCCTCCGATGCGCAGATCTTCTCGCCGGCGGCGGAGTCCGGCGAATGGGCGCTGACCGGGTCCTTCGCCTTCTTCGGGGTGGAGGGCGCGCAGTTGGAAGGCAAGGAGAAGATCGCCTTTGCCTCCGGCTGGCTGGGCAGCGAGTCCTGGGGCCGCGCCTCCCTGGTCGAGGTGGCGGAGATCGACGAGGCCGAATTTCATCAGGTGATCGAACGTCTGGCCCGCCACTTCGTCGAGCGCTACGGCGCGCCCTCCCTGGTCGAGGCCTTGCCGGCGGCGCGCCAGGAGGCTGAGGACGCCGCCTCTCTCGCCGAACACAAGATCGGCACCCTGCTGGCCATCGAGCGCGAACCGGCCGGGCCGCAGCCCGACGGCAGTCCCAGCTTCACCGAGCGGCTGCGGGTCATTCAGCCCCAGCGCGCGACCGACCACGCCAAGATCTGGAACTTCACCGAAGATCAGGACTAGGCGGAAACCGCTTTCCAGGACGGGCGCTGCGCCAAGGCCCGCCACC
This region includes:
- a CDS encoding DNA polymerase IV; translated protein: MTQLCRDCGALLEAAQKPARCPECRGHRLVAHEELRSLSIAHIDCDAFYASVEKRDNPELADKPVIVGGGRRGVVSAACYVARIYGVRSAMPMFKALKACPDAVVIKPNMAKYQTVGRAIRELMLSVTPLVEPISIDEAFLDLSGTEKLHGGPPARTLALLVKRIEEQHGVTASIGLSHNKFLAKIASDLDKPRGFAVIGKAETRDFLAGKPVGIIWGVGKALQRSLEREGVTLVRHLLRFEEEELIARHGAMGRRLYRFARGLDDRTVEPTSETKSISSETTFNENISDLETLRKTLWALSEKVARRLKDQELAGRGVTLKLKTGDFRTITRSRHLEGPTRLAEVIYREGLALLTRECDGRKFRLLGIGAHDLTGIEEADQPSLLEPERARMTKLEDALDSLRAKLGEKAVIKGRGFKSDGA
- a CDS encoding DUF1849 family protein, which produces MRSLLAAVAFLSLAAVQPLAAAPMQPHSATYDFKLVRASSGSGIAGASGEMTYRMEDACRGWNAEQKATITLTFTQGVGSFDFGWSLESWESKDGQDYRFFLKRLTGGEREEYSGSAKLSDQTAEVSADGGEASEVSLLQGTLFPMAFTEKAIAKAAAGEVLLGAPLYDGGPQDELYEVSMILGKEIPAGEDLPVDALAGLRSWEARAAFFEQGSEQSEPDQEQSFRLYENGVIDHLVLDMGDFAIEGSLSHYEELPGCE
- a CDS encoding D-glycerate dehydrogenase, with product MSADQTAKPRILVTRRFPDAVLARAQRDYDAKLNENDQLLSGDAIIAASEGCRAIFCSPTEKMTAEVIQRLPESVEILSTFSVGVDHIDLEAAKARGIKVGNTPDVLTDATADITLLLLLAAARRAYEGERMVREDRWVGWSPTDTLGVHVSGKRIGILGMGRIGQAVARRARGFDMEVHYHNRSRLAAELEEGATYHETPEGLLAVSDFFSINAPATKENHHFLNAERIALLPDRAVVINTARGTLVDDEALIAALKSGRLAAAGLDVFEGEPKIHPGYRDLSNCFLLPHMGSATEETRDAMGFKALDNLDAHFAGKPLPAEVA
- a CDS encoding DUF6505 family protein encodes the protein MRFPRVIRLDASDAQIFSPAAESGEWALTGSFAFFGVEGAQLEGKEKIAFASGWLGSESWGRASLVEVAEIDEAEFHQVIERLARHFVERYGAPSLVEALPAARQEAEDAASLAEHKIGTLLAIEREPAGPQPDGSPSFTERLRVIQPQRATDHAKIWNFTEDQD